A stretch of DNA from Cryptomeria japonica chromosome 4, Sugi_1.0, whole genome shotgun sequence:
TCTATCTTGGGTTTCTTGAACTAAGAATGCAAGCTCAAACTATTTTCCTTATATGTGTTGAACCTCTCCTCAAAATGGTCCACCAACTttctcaataggtgttgagcatatgcctcaaTCACATGTTCTTtgacttcataccccatgggcattatCCATGAATTCCTTGGCTCAATGGCTTCCCTAAGGCACTGATTAGTGTCTAACATAAATGAGATAGTATCTCGATAGTTCTCAACCACCTCTTTAGGAATCCTTTATCTACTTTGAATCATGCTttgaaaggttttgaagtatcccAAAAAAATTACTTTTTTGTGCTTGTAAATCTCCTAGACTTTGAAGTGTCTCTTTGATCTGCACAACCACTggcctatcataggcccattgaaccCTTCGTACTCCAAGAATCTCATTCATGAACTAGAAGTATAGACAGATAATCAAAGTGTTGGATTTGAACACATGCTTCTTCTCTTGCTTGAATTTCTTCATATTTCTCAAAAGCTCACTCTAGAGAACCTCACATAGGTCGTAAAACTTATCTTCTTTCAAGATTTGGTAGGGAACATAGACGGCCATACCAGATACCAAATTGTCCTAGTTGGATTGATAGATTTTGTATCTTGTCATGATTGATGCAAATTTGACATCATATCCGATTATGTCACTGATACTCATTGCCCTTTTGTCAAGTTGGGACCTGGTTACCTTCATTATTATTTGATTTTTCACATTTCTTAGACTAAGTACCTCACTGGTCAAATTCAGATAGGTCACCTCCTTGATTGATTTCTTGGTGATCTTGTGTGGTTTGATaagccacatgaactcatcatgcatTCTTATCAATATATATCGGATCCACTCAggttcatcaaaatttgaaaaattcacAAATTGTGTGAAATCCTTTTCTTTAAGAATTTTGAATTCTAGTTTAAGGTTTCCCATTCTATCAATCATGTGATTTGTGTAGAGTTATAACATTTGGGCATTCcctagctcttcaatattacaTTGATTGTAAACCCTAATTTCCTTAACATGTAAAAATCCATATGGGATTGATGAAAATGCCCTATTCAGATAATCTTCCATTGACttgtaggggtgtttcttgaaGTTTGGTCTAGCTCGTTAAGTTACATCAACTACTATTGGGGTCACAACACCAGGTGATGACATATCAAAAAATTTAGGATTAAACTAAAAAATGTTCTAATAGAGAAATACCTCTTCAATCTTCAATCGGGTGCAAGATCTCTTTGAAATATTCATATTTTTCTTTGGAATCACCTTCACCATGCTCTAATGCTTTCTCTCTTCGAATACTCCACATACCTAACTTTTTACTATAATAAATGCACTATGCCCTAATTCATCCATATACTCTACATTTCACAAAAGATGTTCTGCGGACCTTCAAATCTACTCGAACTCTTCCAGAAATCCATCATAACCAAATTTATGCTGCCTAAGTTAGATGACTTTAGATCACAAATCCTTTATGAAGAAATTGGTTCCATTAACTACATGGTGTTTTTGATGACATAAAATATTATTGAAGTGATCTATTTATTCTtttagctactccattttgttgtgaagTATATGGAGCTGATAATTGCCTCTTAATTTCTTTTTACTCACAAAATTTGGTGAAATTATCTAAAGTATATTCACCCCCTTTATctaatattataattttaattattttctcagTTTCATCCTCAACTTGATGTGAAAACTCTTTGAAAATAACAATAATTCAAATTTATTCTTTCAAAAATAAACCCAAACCTTTCAAGTTAATTCATGAATGAATTTTATGAAGTATCAAGATTTTCCATATAAATTATCTTCATAATTCTACAAAGATTAGAATGAACCAGCTCTAACTTATTGGAGGCTCTCCAAGATttaatagaataaaaaaaaattccaagttttttccccatgatataagcttcacaaaaAACACTTTTTTGTAGTGATGGATGGAAGAGCATATACTATATTTTGATCAAACATTTCCTTTAGTGATTTAAAGTTAATATGGCCAAGCCTTTCATGTCGTAGGTGATTTCTTGAGGCAACACTTCAAACTAAAGGTTGAGAGGGGTGTGTCCTAAGAAAAAAAAATATGTCCTTCCATAAATCTATCACATATTAATTTTCCCTTGCTACCATGCACTTCACAAATTATTTTTTCAACTTTCATATTATTCACAAGAATTTGACTAATGGAAATTAGGTTTTTCTTTAATCCGAGgagaaacaaaatattatatacttGCTTTACCTTGGGTAGAAATTTTTAGAGGAGCCTTTCTATCTCCTTCAACATGTAGTTTTGAATGATCTCCCATTGTAATCATGTTTTTCGATTCCTTTACTACATTTCTCAAGTTACCAATATTGTCATTTATGTAGTAGCTACTGAATCAATAGTCCAAACATCATTATTATGATTATATTTAGACACATCTACTATAAATAGTTTATGACTATAATCATCGTAAATATCTACATGAGCTATCATGCCTTTTCTTAATATACTTCATATcacttattttttttaaacatttctcTTCAAACTGACCTAGATGATTGGAATAATATGATACCTTCTTTTTctttgttcattattattcataACAGAAATGTTTATGTTGAGACTATTTCCCTTTGAACTTAGAGGTAAAAGCATATGTTGATTCAACTTTATTATCTTTATTAAACATTTCCTTGTGTTGCAATAGTAGACCTTCTACATCATTGAATTTTAGGTTTGTCAATTTTCCACTCAATGTAAGAATAGTTTTGAAATTCTCAAATGATTTTGGCAAGCTATTAAGAGTTATAGACATAAGATCTTTATCAACTATAGTCTCCCTTGCATTAATAAGATGGTTAGAATACCCTTGATTTTTGTTAGAAGCTTAGTTATCGATCCATCCTTTATTAGATTATATAATTGAGCTTTAAGCATGTGTTTTCCCACATGATTCTTTTGTTCAAATATTGTAGTGATTGCTTCCCAAGCATCTTTTGGTGTAGTTGCATTTTGCACATTTTCTATCAACATACGCACAATAGACAAGTTTATCAAAGTAAGTGCTTGGTTTGAATTTTGGTCGAATTTTTCTTGTAGATAGAGATCTATGGTATGTCTTGTTTTAGTTCCATTTACAAAAAAATGTGTCAGATCTGCCAGATGATGATGCCATTCTCTATAATTATCAACATCAGCCAACTTAATAGAAATGACACTAAAACAATTATTTGCCATTTGTAATGATCTTTATGATAAAATTAATCTTTTAAAATTTGCAATTATCATTGTGATCAATGATAAAATTTCACTTTGAGAAAGAAATGATTTATGCCTTAATATGCAACTTCTTCCttgaaaaataaaatcagcaatgacTTCTGCAAACCACGCtgtaattattttctctaaaaTTCAGCAATGATTTTTACAAATTGCAACATgttgtgaaattgaaaattgaataaatTTTCGCTACATACAATAAATGGATCGCAAAGATCTTTAAATACAAAAGGCTCGTGAAGAAAAGTATCCCTTACATAGCTGTACCTAAGTGTGATTAAATATAACTTATTTTTAACCGAACACAACACACCAAGATTTCGCACCTTAAAAGTGAATCCTAGTAAATGAAACACCAACAATGTGATTAGGCGTTAAATCTTTAAATGTTCTGAGCAGCAAGCAGACATATCAATAGAGATGGAGGGGAAGACCAGGCTTAATAATGGCCTCTAATGGAATTGATCTGGTCCCAGACCCCTCTGTCATGTCAATTACAGTGCCCTCTGGAACAAACCACTCGAAGCTCTGAAGCAGCCGGCCCAGCGTATGGCTAACCACAATCATTGCCAAAGAAATGCCCGGACAGATTCTTCTCCCTAGACCAAATGGAATCAATTCGAAGTCTTGTCCTTTCACATCAATCTCTTTGACGCTGTTGAGAAAACGTTCTGGATCAAATTCGGTGGGGCACTCCCAGACGGTCGCATCCCTCTGAATTGCCCACACATGCACTAACAGTTGAGTTCCTGCGGGAATGTGATATGCTCCAACAGTACAGTCCTCGCAAGATTCATGAGGGACCATAAGAGGTGCCGCTGGGTAAAGCCTGAGAGTTTCCTTCACAATCGCCTGCAACTATTTCAGCTTGGGGATATCTGATTCCTCCATTAGTCGGTCCCGTCCGACATGCATGTCAAGCTCTTGCTTGGCTTCGCACAGA
This window harbors:
- the LOC131874914 gene encoding cytochrome P450 82A4-like produces the protein MVPHESCEDCTVGAYHIPAGTQLLVHVWAIQRDATVWECPTEFDPERFLNSVKEIDVKGQDFELIPFGLGRRICPGISLAMIVVSHTLGRLLQSFEWFVPEGTVIDMTEGSGTRSIPLEAIIKPGLPLHLY